The DNA sequence GGACCGCCCACGATAATAAATTTCTTGATCTCGGGATGCCCTTTTATGAAGGATTCGATCGAAGAAGGCACCGAATCGGTCGTCACCATCAAGATGGGGGATCCTTTCTGGGCGGCGATGCTGGATGCCGAGAGGGCATCCGGATACGTCTGACCGCTTACCACAAAGGCCGTGTCCGTTGTGCGGACCCCCGCCAACTGTTCGGCCACCCCCGCAGACACCGCATACCGGTTGCGGCCGTCGATCCGCTTGATGGTCTGGACGCCGAGTGACCGCAGCTCTTCCTCCACATAGGTGGACACGGACAGGGTACCCCCCAGGATGATCGCCTTCTTCGGCCGGCGCCGCTTGATTTCCTCCTTGACCGAAGCCTGCAGCTTGTCCGTGGTGGTCAACAGGATCGGTGCGTGGTTGGCATGCGCCAACGGGCCTCCCGACAGGGCATCCGTAAACATATCTCCGCGGGCGAGCACCACCGTGTCGGAGGCGGCCGATGTCCCGATCTCCTTGCTGATGGCGACGGACACTTCATAGCGGTTGCGGCCGTCGAGCCGCTTCATCCTCATCGCCGCGCCGACGTCCGAGCGAAGGCCGGTCAGATGATTGACAATGTAATCGCCCGGACATTGCGTGCTGGCCCGGGGAAGATTGCCGTGTCCCAATAGGGTGGGGACGTTTTTATCCACCGGAGGCACATTGGGATCATTGTATTCGTAATCCCGGACAAAGTCGGCCTTGCCCAGGGGATCGATCCCGTGAAGATCGGCCTGGTAAGCCAGCAATTGAATCAATTTCTCGCGCAGGGAGTCGGGCAAGGCGGTCGACTCGTAGGTGCCCATCACGGCAACCCCGAAGGAGCCGTAGTTAAACGAGTAAGCGTGTGCGCCAACCACTCCCGGCGTCAGCACATCGCCGTCCTCTCCCTTGCGCCCCTCGTAGATCCGCCCATCGCTGCCGATGATCGCATTATAGCCGATGTCGCCGTAATTCCGCGTCACCGTGTGGTAATAGTAGATGGAACGGACGCGGGCGGCCGGATCGGGATCGTTCACAGGCGTGTCGGTGTGGTGGACGACGAGATGGGTGACTTGATCATACTCCCGCGGCCACTTTTCCGTACCGTCCGAATTGTAGCGAAGCGATTCATCCGCTCCCCACTCGGCACGGCTGACCACTTCGGGTTTATCCAGGAAGGCCGCCTTTGCCCTCTTGAAGAGAATGTCGGCCAAAGAAGTCATCGTCTCCACCTTGCCGCCGTCTTCCGAGTTGATCAGCGTCAGCTTGAAATCTCGGATTCGCGGCTTTTTCGATCCGTCGGTATCCATTTCAATGCGGTATTGGATGTACCTTCCCCGATCCCCGTAGATCAGTTTCGAGAAGGTTTCCTCGCTTTTCCGGTGGTCCGGCCCTTCGATTTCATCGACTTCGACCACTTTCCAGGAAGACCACGTCTTGCCGTCCCGGGAAGTGCGAATCGCGATTTCGATCAACTCGTTGGGCTTTCCCCACTTTTTGAAGGAGGAACGGTCCTTCCAATGGACACCGACATCGGTGAAAACGATGCGGGATTTGATGACCGGCGAAACGTAAACCCCCGACGTTTTCCCCGACTCCACCGACAGTTCCGCTTGTTTTCCCTCGGCACGGACTGCCAAGTTCTCAAGATCTCCTTGGGCAAACTCATCCGGCTGCTCGTGCCGAACCTCCTCGGCCAAGATTTTCACGGCGGGATTCTTCGCCCAGGAAGACGGGAATGCCGGCACAAAAAGGGCGAAGGAAAGCATTGTTCCCAAAAAAATGAATTTTGTCCACAAACCCCGACGAAACATGTTGAACCCCCTTGACGATTCAGTTCAGACCGCAACAACTGGATGGGATCGCTTCTTGGCGGCCACCCCCCTGAAAAACAAACGATTTTGTCCATCACAAACGAGGACAGGAATATTTTACATCATTTTACGAAAAAGGTGTGCTAATTTTTTTATCAAAATGATTTCTTATTAGTGTGAATATATCGATTTCACACGAACCTACTATAATGTGGTAAAATCGTATCGCGTCAATTCCCCTATGTTAGGGTGAGTTCACATGAAGGAGCCGATTTTTTATCTCTTCAACTCCATCAGCCACATTCGAGGCGGGGGGACCCGCAACGTGCTCGCCAGAGCCAAGCTTCTTCGCGAAAAAAGAAATTGTCAAATATATATTCTCACCCTGAACTTCGATCCCGACTATGACTTTATTCGCAGCGAAATGATCCGCTTAAACCTCCTCCATCCCGAGATCCCCATTCTCAACATGTTTGAATACCTGTCCCACAAGACAAACGACGATTTTCAAACCGTCACGGCGGACGATGCGCCAAGGATC is a window from the Planifilum fimeticola genome containing:
- a CDS encoding cell wall-binding repeat-containing protein, with protein sequence MKILAEEVRHEQPDEFAQGDLENLAVRAEGKQAELSVESGKTSGVYVSPVIKSRIVFTDVGVHWKDRSSFKKWGKPNELIEIAIRTSRDGKTWSSWKVVEVDEIEGPDHRKSEETFSKLIYGDRGRYIQYRIEMDTDGSKKPRIRDFKLTLINSEDGGKVETMTSLADILFKRAKAAFLDKPEVVSRAEWGADESLRYNSDGTEKWPREYDQVTHLVVHHTDTPVNDPDPAARVRSIYYYHTVTRNYGDIGYNAIIGSDGRIYEGRKGEDGDVLTPGVVGAHAYSFNYGSFGVAVMGTYESTALPDSLREKLIQLLAYQADLHGIDPLGKADFVRDYEYNDPNVPPVDKNVPTLLGHGNLPRASTQCPGDYIVNHLTGLRSDVGAAMRMKRLDGRNRYEVSVAISKEIGTSAASDTVVLARGDMFTDALSGGPLAHANHAPILLTTTDKLQASVKEEIKRRRPKKAIILGGTLSVSTYVEEELRSLGVQTIKRIDGRNRYAVSAGVAEQLAGVRTTDTAFVVSGQTYPDALSASSIAAQKGSPILMVTTDSVPSSIESFIKGHPEIKKFIIVGGPLTVSDNVKSQLSKYGTVTRISGSNRYDVNVNVVKHFNMSLNTVVFARGDMFTDALSGGPLAALSKGPLLLTKPEELHPKVNDLLKERPGEMKRAYLLGGTKSISTKTEKQIRNYLK